The sequence below is a genomic window from bacterium.
CTAGTATTAAAGGGAAAATTGTCAATTTAAACGAATCGGGAGTGGACCTTATTTTGGAGAAACCCTTAAATGGCTCTCCCAGATTGTCTCTTAATATAGAATCTACCTACGATGCACTGAATAGAGCTATACCGGTTGAATTGATGTGGACTGCTCCGAAGACAAAGAAGAGAGAATTCCTGTATGGGTTCAAATTTTTGAAACTAGACGTGGAACAGC
It includes:
- a CDS encoding PilZ domain-containing protein, which gives rise to MEIPVWLIPDRRKSPAVRGGKRKSPERRSSPRFTVHLPVKVRVKDLEKNISTSIKGKIVNLNESGVDLILEKPLNGSPRLSLNIESTYDALNRAIPVELMWTAPKTKKREFLYGFKFLKLDVEQ